A window of the Hippoglossus stenolepis isolate QCI-W04-F060 chromosome 8, HSTE1.2, whole genome shotgun sequence genome harbors these coding sequences:
- the tubb5 gene encoding tubulin beta-5 chain isoform X2 yields the protein MDSVRSGPFGQIFRPDNFVFGQSGAGNNWAKGHYTEGAELVDSVLDVVRKESESCDCLQGFQLTHSLGGGTGSGMGTLLISKIREEYPDRIMNTFSVVPSPKVSDTVVEPYNATLSVHQLVENTDETYCIDNEALYDICFRTLKLTTPTYGDLNHLVSATMSGVTTCLRFPGQLNADLRKLAVNMVPFPRLHFFMPGFAPLTSRGSQQYRALTVPELTQQVFDAKNMMAACDPRHGRYLTVAAVFRGRMSMKEVDEQMLNVQNKNSSYFVEWIPNNVKTAVCDIPPRGLKMAVTFIGNSTAIQELFKRISEQFTAMFRRKAFLHWYTGEGMDEMEFTEAESNMNDLVSEYQQYQDATAEEEGEFEEEADEDA from the exons ATGGACTCCGTGAGGTCTGGGCCCTTTGGGCAGATCTTCAGACCTGACAACTTTGTTTTTG GTCAGAGCGGTGCTGGAAACAACTGGGCCAAGGGCCACTACACAGAGGGAGCTGAGTTGGTGGACTCAGTCCTGGATGTGGTCCGCAAAGAGTCAGAAAGCTGCGACTGCCTGCAGGGCTTCCAGCTCACCCACTCTCTGGGTGGTGGAACTGGATCTGGAATGGGAACCCTGCTCATCAGCAAGATCCGTGAGGAGTACCCTGACCGTATCATGAACACCTTCAGTGTGGTGCCTTCCCCCAAG GTGTCCGACACCGTGGTTGAGCCTTACAATGCCACCCTGTCAGTCCACCAGCTTGTAGAGAACACAGATGAAACCTACTGCATTGACAATGAAGCTCTGTACGACATCTGCTTCCGCACTCTCAAACTCACCACACCCACCTACGGAGACCTTAACCACCTGGTGTCTGCCACCATGAGCGGGGTCACCACCTGCCTTCGCTTCCCCGGTCAGCTCAATGCCGATCTCCGCAAACTGGCTGTCAACATGGTGCCTTTCCCTCGTCTGCACTTCTTCATGCCTGGTTTTGCCCCCTTAACCAGCAGGGGCAGCCAGCAGTATCGTGCCCTCACAGTGCCCGAGCTCACACAGCAGGTGTTTGATGCCAAGAATATGATGGCCGCATGCGACCCACGTCACGGCCGCTATCTGACCGTCGCCGCTGTTTTCCGTGGCAGAATGTCCATGAAGGAGGTTGACGAGCAGATGCTCAACGTGCAGAACAAGAACAGCAGTTACTTTGTCGAATGGATCCCCAACAACGTCAAGACCGCTGTCTGTGACATTCCACCCCGTGGCCTCAAGATGGCCGTCACTTTCATCGGCAACAGCACGGCCATCCAGGAGCTGTTCAAGCGCATCTCCGAGCAGTTCACAGCCATGTTCCGTCGCAAGGCCTTCTTGCACTGGTACACAGGGGAAGGTATGGATGAGATGGAGTTCACTGAAGCCGAGAGCAACATGAATGATCTGGTGTCTGAGTACCAGCAGTACCAGGATGCCActgctgaggaggagggtgaatTCGAGGAGGAGGCTGACGAGGACGCCTGA
- the mdc1 gene encoding mediator of DNA damage checkpoint protein 1: MEATQVISDSFLESDEAENEEEDENKRGQPLAKLCILKNELVPETELPLFLGNNVLGRDLNACTLHLPAPSISKQHATISLSVYSRRGRRPEEDVEALVWDLGSMNGTRKGRLKLTPNVRYALSDGDSLVVADIPCQYVSCTVDANSSQGGMRTPVSRDMGVKAGSPDVTEKEGGDKSTDSKKCENTDTKAGVTSTKTPVRAGCLFLEQTPTQPQGTLVPESDADSDGEREGGGRGRKALVSDSDSHKSSPACSTFLSPTNKIVPESEDESPITPSSSSKNRSYRHVRFSKEETEVDVAGQRLEEKKTLAIVDDSEEEEGREKETVTPEETKSKESGKHVPVTQEGNVSFMGDDELPVSTLTVTKNVILVLNMDSDTDVEGEEEGVSSAGPVTLNINQVSQPPNTAHFQMDSDTDVDEDEDALDKDLKTVTSSDESTKISHVNSAIQPEGITMDSDTDVDDDAAVSDAATKTKPMSVQSASTADSAPLMQPKDFHLDSDTDVEDEDEKECGTNKLSSKIDEISIKLETKPAGPESAAAAPHGLHSESDTDDEQIPAPTLSEPPVVFALATDSCTAADRGVAILSDSDTDVEDDSPQVMSVAVTTLSASPGTKPAALESHSDADTDVEGSGQSGSKPTDLGLDSDTDVEDKEADIDEAGDDQIPNLCRENTPGLMVPPLQNCSTPVQLTEGEVEHMDTQAFVSPSSVPFRGAVAAAVRPVALSSCSDSQEDEDFVVAETQSFILQTRDLQSNPPEDHSMEPTQAFCPETSGDETDQPSSRERSFQLGLSDSRHRQCQAQALAMENTQAFVERGVNMEDTHAYATTSTADRASADNDANLEATQDYEEDEEPARYPEKEGRTELVLEETQAYITKPESDSESETDEDERKNITATAETQPFGFTTSCTPAMAETQPISAFEEEESVAEECEERGGTLQPQQRMSGEVLSIAQTQPMNACSNGESDDEEEEQTQPLTGSDLSVAETQPMHIGCAETQPMATSDDEDLMPGPRKRRAKQLSEEELTQTLTNSEASAVESQPVDAGEGGESDEKDSITVFKRRRAKPLQLEETQSLSGSEAFAAETQPMGACEGEQSDEDDSIPVPRKSKAKQLRLEEEETQPLTVGTQPMETGEDKESNDEDSIPGPRKRKAKALQLKEEETQPLSSSEVPAVESQVTQSEAGTSGISVRDKRGTRAKIREEEEQAECSESPKRKTRGKSKALPTTRGRRGKSGPVGDVSEEEGELEQARRTRGRTFTRQQKGNEEDGGKSEFERNKPAENGNRIKKKQKALGEERGVADLRDKEREKREIEEIERRRMEEQENKEEQERLHAENMERIRLEETAEKERKEQEEKERVEKEKQRREERETADRIQKEKEQLEKKIRDNDEKERLEREKAEREEREKLERETKEQEEKERLEREKRELKERLERERREEEHQARLQREERERLEKEKETKEKPIKEQENKSKVSMGGRRASKKTTVAACSTEQDSAELAEDDVPARRTRSRSNSISSISSERSASSVNTQQGRGRGRDRGAKRTSEPPKAAVVRSSNRRRTVAAETTEQDNDSLNSDISSYSVSSQSRGRGGRQRGRPRITEAEPDSIPPINSQSDQNSATKPATRGRKGRKTEPSSSAAPQEDDAEKADSQQARTTRGQRRATTNISESTAADEEKQSNQDEGHGSEESRLSKRNVWGRAQKSAASAASNGDEAKDKRQERKRQLEPNIEEDSHSRTNISVVKVQAVETTQEGGEDESKDENPVQAKRRGRASNAQVKKDANESPVEVELKKEKENVEKRGRSRPSAAQKKREEEQEESGTSANSTTQEAKVQTPEPHTPTSRVSQKRQAPANSSPVAKTPRSSSSSSPAARGRLQAASQAYKVLFTGVADEAWERGLARLGGSMAKGVADMNCLVTDQVRRTIKFLCAVAKGIPIVTTCWLEKSGKAGSFLSPHAFVVKDPEQEKKFGFCLQTSLTIASSHLLLQGYEIHVTKSVKPEPAQMKDIISCSGATFLTKMPSSHKPQTVVISCEEDWSLCRPAVSSSLPVVTAEFILSGILQQKVDFQTHALSAPVTNAGGRRRGRNKT, encoded by the exons ATGGAGGCTACACAGGTGATCTCTGACTCATTCCTGGAGTCAGATGAGGCAgaaaatgaagaggaggatgaaaataAGAGGGGTCAACCATTGGCTAAACTGTGCATCTTAAAGAATGAGCTCGTCCctgagacag AGTTGCCCCTGTTTTTGGGAAATAATGTGCTGGGCCGTGACCTCAACGCCTGCACCCTGCACTTGCCAGCGCCCTCAATATCTAAGCAGCATGCCACCATCAGCCTCTCTGTCTACAGCAGAAGAGGTCGTCGCCCTGAAGAGGATGTAGAGGCTTTGGTGTGGGACCTTGGGAGCATGAATGGGACCCGCAAAGGCCGCTTAAAGCTGACGCCTAACGTACGCTACGCCCTCAGTGATGGTGACAGTTTGGTGGTGGCAGACATCCCATGTCAGTATGTCAGCTGCACTGTAGACGCAAACTCGTCGCAAGGGGGCATGAGGACTCCTGTGAGCAGAGATATGGGGGTAAAGGCCGGGTCACCGGATGTCACTGAAAAAGAGGGAGGCGACAAAAGCACAGACAgcaagaaatgtgaaaacacagacacaaaggcgGGGGTGACATCAACCAAGACTCCCGTCAGGGCCGGTTGCCTCTTCTTAGAGCAAACTCCAACCCAGCCACAGGGGACCCTGGTCCCAGAATCTGACGCAGActcagatggagaaagagagggaggaggcagagggcgTAAGGCTTTAG TGTCTGATTCTGACTCCCATAAATCTAGTCCTGCTTGTTCTACATTCTTGAGTCCCACAAACAAAATCGTCCCTGAAAG TGAGGATGAAAGTCCCATcacaccatcctcctcctccaaaaaTAGGTCGTACAGACATGTCAGATTCAGcaaggaagagacagaagtaGATGTGGCTGGACAGCggctggaggaaaaaaagacacttgCGATTGTGGAtgacagtgaagaagaggaaggaagagagaaagaaacagtcaCACCAGAGGAAACCAAGTCTAAGGAAAGTGGAAAACATGTACCAGTGACACAGGAAGGAAATGTCAGTTTTATGGGAGATGATGAATTGCCGGTGTCTACCTTAACAGTCACCAAAAATGTGATCCTTGTACTTAACATGGACAGTGACACTgatgtggagggagaggaggaaggggtgtCATCTGCAGGTCCTGTGACCTTGAACATAAACCAAGTCAGTCAGCCACCAAACACTGCCCACTTTCAGATGGACAGTGATACAGATGtcgatgaggatgaagatgccTTGGACAAAGATCTTAAAACTGTGACTTCCTCTGATGAGAGTACCAAAATTTCTCATGTTAATTCAGCTATTCAGCCTGAGGGAATTACTATGGACAGTGACACTGATGTGGATGACGATGCTGCTGTGTCAGACGCTGCCACAAAAACAAAGCCCATGTCAGTTCAGAGTGCATCCACAGCTGACTCTGCTCCTTTGATGCAGCCGAAAGATTTCCATCTCGACAGTGACACAGATGTTGAAGATGAAGACGAAAAGGAATGTGGAACAAATAAATTGAGCTCTAAAATAGATGAAATTTCCATTAAATTGGAAACAAAGCCAGCTGGGCCTGAATCTGCCGCCGCTGCTCCTCATGGCCTACATTCCGAAAGTGACACAGATGATGAACAGATCCCTGCCCCTACCCTCAGTGAACCCCCCGTGGTGTTTGCTCTAGCCACAGACTCATGCACCGCTGCAGACCGAGGGGTTGCTATTCTGtctgacagtgacacagacgTGGAAGACGATTCTCCTCAGGTTATGTCTGTAGCTGTCACAACCTTGTCGGCCTCTCCTGGTACCAAGCCAGCAGCTCTTGAGTCACATTCGGATGCGGACACAGATGTGGAGGGGTCAGGCCAGAGCGGATCCAAACCAACTGACCTCGGATTGGACAGTGATACAGATGTGGAGGATAAGGAGGCAGACATTGACGAAGCAGGTGATGACCAGATCCCTAACTtatgcagagaaaacacacctGGGCTGAtggttcctcctctgcagaactGCTCTACTCCTGTACAACTGACAG AAGGAGAGGTGGAACATATGGATACTCAGGCTTTCGTGAGTCCCTCTTCAGTTCCATTTAGGG gtgctgtagctgctgctgtaagACCTGTAGCATTGTCATCCTGCTCAGACAGCCAGGAGGACGAGGACTTTGTTGTTGCTGAGACGCAGTCCTTCATTCTTCAGACCCGAGATCTCCAAAGCAACCCTCCAGAGGACCATTCCATGGAACCCACCCAAGCTTTTTGCCCTGAAACTTCTGGTGATGAAACTGATCAACCGTCCAGCAGAGAAAGGTCTTTTCAACTGGGATTGTCTGACAGCCGCCACCGGCAGTGTCAGGCCCAAGCTCTAGCCATGGAGAACACCCAGGCATTTGTGGAAAGAGGTGTGAATATGGAAGATACCCACGCATATGCTACTACTTCAACTGCAGACAGAGCCTCTGCAGACAATGATGCAAATCTGGAGGCTACACAGGACTATGAAGAGGACGAGGAGCCTGCCAGATATCCTGAAAAAGAAGGGCGGACAGAATTGGTTCTGGAAGAAACACAGGCATATATCACAAAGCCAGAGAGTGATTCAGAGAGTGAGACGgatgaagatgagagaaaaaatattACTGCTACTGCCGAGACTCAGCCTTTTGGCTTTACTACTTCATGTACTCCTGCCATGGCTGAAACCCAACCAATATCTGCCTtcgaggaagaggagagtgtGGCAGAAGAGTGCGAGGAACGTGGGGGGACACTTCAACCTCAGCAAAGAATGTCTGGTGAGGTTTTATCAATAGCTCAAACTCAGCCCATGAATGCATGTAGCAATGGAGaaagtgatgatgaagaagaggagcagacacAGCCTCTCACTGGTTCAGATTTATCAGTTGCTGAAACCCAGCCCATGCACATTGGTTGTGCAGAAACTCAGCCCATGGCTACAAGTGATGATGAGGACTTGATGCCAGGCCCACGAAAAAGAAGAGCAAAGCAACTGTCTGAAGAAGAGCTGACACAAACGCTCACAAACTCTGAGGCCTCTGCAGTTGAAAGTCAGCCAGTAGATGCAGGTGAAGGTGGggaaagtgatgaaaaagactcgataacagtttttaaaagaagacgAGCAAAACCACTTCAACTTGAGGAGACGCAATCCCTCTCTGGCTCTGAAGCCTTTGCTGCTGAAACTCAGCCCATGGGTGCATGTGAGGGCGAGCAAAGTGACGAAGACGACTCAATTCCTGTCCCACgaaaaagcaaagcaaagcaactGCGActtgaagaagaggagacacagCCTCTCACTGTTGGAACTCAGCCAATGGAAACAGGTGAAGACAAGGAAAGTAATGATGAAGACTCGATTCCAGGTCCACGAAAAAGAAAGGCAAAGGCTCTGCAACttaaagaggaggagacgcaACCGCTCTCGAGTTCTGAGGTCCCTGCTGTTGAAAGTCAAGTGACACAATCTGAAGCTGGAACCAGTGGAATCAGTGTTAGAGACAAACGAGGGACAAGGGCAAAAataagagaggaggaagagcaggcaGAGTGTTCAGAATCTCCAAAGAGAAAGACGAGAGGGAAGAGTAAAGCTTTGCCAACTAccagaggaaggagggggaaaTCTGGGCCTGTTGGGGATGTAagtgaggaagagggggagtTAGAGCAGGCTAGGAGAACAAGGGGGAGAACATTTACAAGGCAGCAGAAAGGCAatgaagaagatggaggaaagtctgaatttgaaagaaataaacCTGCGGAAAATGGCAAccgaataaagaaaaaacaaaaagcattgggagaggagagaggtgttGCAGACctaagagataaagagagagaaaagagggagattGAGGAAATAGAGAGGCGTAGAATGGAAGAACAAGAAAATAAGGAAGAACAAGAAAGATTGCATGCTGAAAACATGGAGAGGATACGACTtgaggaaacagcagagaaagagagaaaggaacaagaagaaaaggaaagagtggagaaagaaaaacagagacgagaagaaagagaaacagctgatcgaatacaaaaagaaaaagaacaattgGAGAAGAAAATAAGAGACAATGACGAAAAAGAGAGATTGGAGCGTGAAAAGGCAGAAcgtgaagagagggagaaattgGAAAGGGAAAcaaaggagcaggaagagaaagagagattggAACGAGAAAAGAGGGAATTAAAAGAGAGActtgagagggagaggagggaagaagaacACCAAGCAAGACTgcagagggaagaaagagaaagactggagaaagaaaaagagaccaAAGAAAAGCCaataaaagaacaagaaaacaaatccaaagtGTCAATGGGAGGTCGAAGAGCATCGAAAAAAACTACCGTTGCCGCATGTTCAACAGAGCAAGACTCAGCTGAATTGGCCGAAGATGATGTCCCAGCGAGGAGAACCAGATCTCGCTCCAACTCGATCAGCTCGATCAGCTCCGAGAGATCTGCGTCAAGCGTCAACACCCAGCAGGGCCGCGGGAGAGGTCGAGACAGAGGAGCAAAAAGGACCAGTGAGCCACCTAAGGCGGCTGTCGTCAGAAGCAGCAACAGGAGGAGGACGGTGGCTGCAGAGACAACAGAGCAGGACAATGATTCTCTCAACTCTGATATTTCAAGCTACAGTGTGAGCTcacaaagcagaggaagaggaggcagacagCGGGGAAGACCAAGGATAACAGAGGCTGAGCCAGACTCTATCCCTCCTATCAATAGTCAGAGTGATCAGAATTCTGCTACCAAACCTGCAACCAGAGGTAGGAAGGGCAGGAAAACGGAGCCATCCTCTAGTGCGGCTCCTCAGGAAGATGATGCAGAGAAGGCAGATTCACAGCAGGCTCGTACCACAAGGGGACAGCGCAGAGCCACGACAAACATCTCTGAATCAACTGCTGCAGACGAGGAGAAGCAGTCCAATCAGGACGAAGGTCACGGCAGTGAGGAATCACGTCTTTCTAAGAGGAATGTCTGGGGCAGAGCCCAAAAATCTGCAGCTTCTGCAGCCAGTAATGGAGATGAGGCtaaagacaaaagacaagagaggaagagacagctGGAGCCAAATATAGAGGAGGATTCTCACAGTAGGACCAACATTTCTGTAGTGAAAGTCCAAGCAGTAGAGACAacacaggaaggaggagaagatgaaagtAAAGATGAAAATCCTGTCCAAGCTAAGAGGAGAGGTAGAGCATCTAATGCTCAAGTCAAGAAGGACGCAAATGAATCTCCTGTTGAAGTGGAGttgaaaaaagagaaggagaatgtCGAGAAGAGGGGCAGAAGTCGGCCATCAGCGGCccagaaaaaaagggaagaggagcaggaagagagtgGAACATCGGCCAATTCCACGACACAGGAGGCCAAAGTGCAGACTCCAGAG CCACATACTCCAACCAGCAGAGTATCCCAGAAGCGACAGGCTCCTGCAAATTCCTCTCCTGTGGCAAAGactcctcgctcctcctcctcgtcttccccTGCAGCTAGAGGTCGACTACAAGCTGCGAGTCAGGCCTACAAA GTGCTGTTCACAGGCGTGGCGGATGAAGCCTGGGAGAGAGGGCTGGCTCGCCTGGGAGGCAGCATGGCTAAAGGTGTGGCAGACATGAACTGCCTAGTGACTGATCAAGTGCGCAGGACTATCAAGTTCCTGTGTGCAGTGGCCAAAGGAATCCCAATTGTCACCACATGCTGGTTGGAAAAG AGCGGTAAAGCTGGGAGCTTCCTGTCACCTCATGCTTTTGTTGTGAAGGATccggagcaggagaagaagttCGGTTTCTGCCTGCAGACGTCTCTGACGATTGCCAGCAGTCATCTTCTATTACAG GGATATGAGATCCATGTTACGAAATCAGTGAAGCCGGAGCCAGCTCAAATGAAAGACATAATCTCCTGCAGTGGAGCAACATTTCTAACCAAGATGCCCTCTTCTCACAAG CCTCAAACTGTCGTGATTTCCTGCGAGGAGGACTGGTCGCTGTGCCGCCCGGCCGTCTCTTCATCACTCCCAGTCGTCACTGCCGAGTTCATTCTCTCAGGAATCCTTCAGCAGAAAGTCGACTTTCAAACACACGCACTCTCTGCTCCTGTCACTAATGCAGGAGGCAGAAGAAGGGGCAGGAACAAGACATAG
- the tubb5 gene encoding tubulin beta-5 chain isoform X1 — MREIVHIQAGQCGNQIGAKFWEVISDEHGIDPTGTYHGDSDLQLDRISVYYNEATGGKYVPRAILVDLEPGTMDSVRSGPFGQIFRPDNFVFGQSGAGNNWAKGHYTEGAELVDSVLDVVRKESESCDCLQGFQLTHSLGGGTGSGMGTLLISKIREEYPDRIMNTFSVVPSPKVSDTVVEPYNATLSVHQLVENTDETYCIDNEALYDICFRTLKLTTPTYGDLNHLVSATMSGVTTCLRFPGQLNADLRKLAVNMVPFPRLHFFMPGFAPLTSRGSQQYRALTVPELTQQVFDAKNMMAACDPRHGRYLTVAAVFRGRMSMKEVDEQMLNVQNKNSSYFVEWIPNNVKTAVCDIPPRGLKMAVTFIGNSTAIQELFKRISEQFTAMFRRKAFLHWYTGEGMDEMEFTEAESNMNDLVSEYQQYQDATAEEEGEFEEEADEDA, encoded by the exons ATGAGGGAAATCGTGCACATCCAGGCCGGCCAGTGCGGTAACCAGATCGGTGCCAAG TTCTGGGAAGTGATCAGCGATGAGCACGGCATCGACCCCACAGGGACTTACCATGgagacagtgacctgcagctgGACAGGATCAGTGTTTACTACAATGAGGCCACAG GAGGTAAATATGTTCCTCGGGCCATTCTGGTGGACTTGGAGCCTGGCACCATGGACTCCGTGAGGTCTGGGCCCTTTGGGCAGATCTTCAGACCTGACAACTTTGTTTTTG GTCAGAGCGGTGCTGGAAACAACTGGGCCAAGGGCCACTACACAGAGGGAGCTGAGTTGGTGGACTCAGTCCTGGATGTGGTCCGCAAAGAGTCAGAAAGCTGCGACTGCCTGCAGGGCTTCCAGCTCACCCACTCTCTGGGTGGTGGAACTGGATCTGGAATGGGAACCCTGCTCATCAGCAAGATCCGTGAGGAGTACCCTGACCGTATCATGAACACCTTCAGTGTGGTGCCTTCCCCCAAG GTGTCCGACACCGTGGTTGAGCCTTACAATGCCACCCTGTCAGTCCACCAGCTTGTAGAGAACACAGATGAAACCTACTGCATTGACAATGAAGCTCTGTACGACATCTGCTTCCGCACTCTCAAACTCACCACACCCACCTACGGAGACCTTAACCACCTGGTGTCTGCCACCATGAGCGGGGTCACCACCTGCCTTCGCTTCCCCGGTCAGCTCAATGCCGATCTCCGCAAACTGGCTGTCAACATGGTGCCTTTCCCTCGTCTGCACTTCTTCATGCCTGGTTTTGCCCCCTTAACCAGCAGGGGCAGCCAGCAGTATCGTGCCCTCACAGTGCCCGAGCTCACACAGCAGGTGTTTGATGCCAAGAATATGATGGCCGCATGCGACCCACGTCACGGCCGCTATCTGACCGTCGCCGCTGTTTTCCGTGGCAGAATGTCCATGAAGGAGGTTGACGAGCAGATGCTCAACGTGCAGAACAAGAACAGCAGTTACTTTGTCGAATGGATCCCCAACAACGTCAAGACCGCTGTCTGTGACATTCCACCCCGTGGCCTCAAGATGGCCGTCACTTTCATCGGCAACAGCACGGCCATCCAGGAGCTGTTCAAGCGCATCTCCGAGCAGTTCACAGCCATGTTCCGTCGCAAGGCCTTCTTGCACTGGTACACAGGGGAAGGTATGGATGAGATGGAGTTCACTGAAGCCGAGAGCAACATGAATGATCTGGTGTCTGAGTACCAGCAGTACCAGGATGCCActgctgaggaggagggtgaatTCGAGGAGGAGGCTGACGAGGACGCCTGA
- the si:dkeyp-77h1.4 gene encoding uncharacterized protein si:dkeyp-77h1.4, which produces MGTVNVIALSLLLTTVLSAPVKVDEETMTLFHGEDFHIMLTSLGLEVTFRNRSTPRSPDVVLMRDGAVVNSRTKLNRQLSHLIVDAVGEEDEGVYTVKNPEKPEEIRRITLVVRDCSNEQIIKYGDNFFIPLLEVTPFITLEYRPLAVEANQTSRPALVLLTSTGISRDGYQGRISVNERNIGLSAVTGADEGSYTVRYAEGAILKKVCLKVRERQEFVTLPIGQRLKINLVLNSSLVHLYYTPNYDSTTRLLLDKGEFTTAKEELGLQDRLTLDGSQCLLDKVKGSDAGQFKIIDILGFTVSVIHLEVKPYKLESLYVAIIALLGLLVFLLLACLLSCLIKVKKRAKRAANLEKIAQNAGKEDEGEAFRQVVKNITKLSEESKHSQADTTEKSQSTEVDIKGLEVSSKEVGVGNLETSDSGVGFNTALPLDTDTDVPDVPDSEAVSISVSETKPSPPPAAEAKPSAPPAVEIMPSPVAETKASPTPEIKKTPEEVKPDAPKPEVKLSPALSSEPKAGLSPADPKPAPSPSPEPKPAAPKAPKAESKSALTPTPEPPKPTTPEPITNGAPEPGLDSKPSPDHTDVIGGLSPKAAPPKTPEVELKSGGAVIEDSKDDAAAEKPTTT; this is translated from the exons ATGGGGACAGTCAATGTGATCGCACTCAGCCTCCTGCTCACCACAG TTCTGTCTGCTCCTGTGAAAG TCGACGAGGAGACGATGACTTTGTTCCACGGGGAGGATTTCCACATCATGCTTACCTCTCTCGGGTTGGAGGTCACGTTTCGGAACAGGTCGACTCCGCGGTCGCCCGACGTGGTCCTGATGCGAGACGGTGCTGTCGTCAACAGTCGGACCAAACTCAACCGCCAACTCAGCCACCTCATCGTAGACGCTGTGGGCGAGGAAGACGAGGGCGTGTACACGGTGAAGAACCCGGAGAAGCCCGAGGAGATCAGGCGCATCACGCTTGTAGTCCGAG ATTGCTCCAATGAGCAGATCATTAAATATGGAGACAACTTCTTTATTCCGCTGTTGGAGGTGACCCCTTTCATCACCCTGGAGTACAGGCCCTTGGCCGTGGAGGCCAACCAGACATCAAG accagCTCTGGTGCTGCTGACCAGTACGGGCATATCCAGGGACGGCTACCAGGGTCGTATCAGCGTCAACGAGCGCAACATCGGTCTCAGTGCTGTCACGGGGGCAGACGAGGGAAGCTACACTGTCAGATACGCCGAAGGTGCCATCCTGAAGAAAGTGTGTCTCAAAGTCAGGG agCGCCAAGAGTTTGTGACCCTGCCGATTGGCCAAAGACTGAAGATCAACCTGGTGCTCAACAGCTCCTTGGTCCATCTCTATTACACCCCCAATTATGACTCAACGACCCGTCTGCTGCTGGACAAGGGAGAATTCACGACT GCTAAAGAGGAGCTGGGTCTGCAGGACCGTCTCACCCTGGACGGTTCACAGTGTTTGCTAGATAAGGTCAAGGGGTCAGACGCTGGCCAGTTCAAGATAATTGACATACTGGGATTCACTGTGTCCGTCATCCACCTGGAAGTGAAAC CCTACAAGCTGGAGTCACTGTATGTGGCCATCATCGCCCTGTTGGGTCTGCTGGTTTTCCTTCTGCTGGCCTGCCTGCTGTCCTGCCTGATCAAAGTGAAGAAGAGGGCCAAGAGGGCTGCTAACTTGGAGAAGATTGCCCAGAACGCTGGCAAAGAGGACGAGGGGGAGGCCTTCAGACAG GTGGTGAAGAACATCACCAAACTCAGTGAGGAATCCAAGCATTCCCAGGCGGACACCACAGAGAAATCTCAGAGCACGGAGGTGGACATTAAA GGTCTGGAGGTTTCCTCTAAAGAGGTTGGAGTTGGTAACCTAGAGACCAGTGACTCGGGTGTTGGCTTTAACACCGCCCTCCCACTGGACACTGACACTGATGTCCCTGATGTCCCTGACTCTGAGGCTGTAAGCATCTCTGTTTCTGAAACCAAACCTAGTCCACCACCTGCTGCCGAGGCCAAACCAAGTGCTCCACCTGCTGTGGAAATAATGCCCAGTCCTGTAGCTGAAACTAAAGCCAGCCCAACACCTGAGATTAAGAAAACCCCTGAGGAGGTGAAGCCGGATGCTCCCAAACCAGAAGTTAAGCTTAGCCCAGCCCTGAGCTCTGAGCCCAAGGCTGGTCTGAGCCCAGCTGATCCAAAGCCTGCGCCCAGTCCGAGCCCGGAGCCCAAACCAGCTGCTCCTAAAGCCCCAAAAGCTGAAAGTAAGAGCGCCCTAACCCCCACACCCGAGCCACCTAAACCAACCACACCAGAACCCATCACCAACGGTGCACCTGAGCCAGGCCTGGATTCCAAACCAAGCCCAGATCACACTGATGTTATCGGAGGCTTGAGTCCAAAAGCGGCTCCCCCTAAAACCCCGGAGGTGGAGCTGAAATCTGGTGGTGCTGTAATAGAGGATAGCAAAGACGACGCTGCGGCTGAGAAACCAACCACCACCTGA